A window of the Diabrotica undecimpunctata isolate CICGRU chromosome 1, icDiaUnde3, whole genome shotgun sequence genome harbors these coding sequences:
- the Der-2 gene encoding derlin-2, producing the protein MAYQTLRNEYMNMPPVTRAYTTACVITTLAVQLELASPFQLYFNPILIVKQGQLWRLVTTFLFFGTFGFNFFFNMIFTYRYCRMLEEGSFRNRTADFVLMFLFGAACMIGFAFFVNLLFLGQAFTIMLVYVWSRRNPFVGLNFFGLLNFQAPYLPWILLAFSIILGNAVYVDLMGIAVGHIYYFLEDVFPNQRGGVKILKTPSFMRILFDALPEDADYQRLPEENPGGFQWGNQNDVQNQEDADNNAENR; encoded by the exons ATGGCGTACCAGACTTTAAGGAATGAGTACATGAATATGCCCCCCGTAACGAGGGCATATACCACTGCTTGTGTTATTACAACTCTAGCTGTG CAACTGGAATTGGCCTCCCCGTTTCAACTCTATTTTAATCCAATTTTAATTGTGAAGCAAGGTCAACTATGGAGGCTGGTAACAACATTCCTGTTCTTTGGGACATTTGGCTTCAACTTTTTTTTCAATATGATATTCACATATCGATACTGTAGAATGTTAGAAGAAGGTTCATTTAGAAATAGGACAGCTGATTTTGTATTGATGTTCCTCTTTGGAGCAGCTTGCATGATT GGTTTtgcattttttgttaatttattattctTAGGGCAGGCGTTTACAATAATGTTAGTGTATGTATGGTCTAGGCGAAACCCATTTGTTGGATTGAATTTCTTTGGACTCCTGAATTTTCAG gCGCCATATTTGCCGTGGATCCTCTTGgcattttctataattttaggaAACGCGGTCTATGTAGATTTAATGGGTATTGCGGTGGGGCacatatattattttttagaagATGTGTTTCCAAACCAAAGAGGAGGTGTCAAAATATTGAAAACGCCAAGTTTCAT gcgGATACTATTCGATGCTCTTCCTGAAGATGCAGACTACCAAAGATTGCCAGAAGAAAACCCCGGTGGCTTTCAGTGGGGAAACCAGAACGATGTTCAAAATCAAGAAGACGCTGATAACAACGCAGAAAATCGATAG